One genomic segment of Chitinophaga sancti includes these proteins:
- a CDS encoding tyrosine-type recombinase/integrase, with protein MRRHFTGIYAPYIEQYLLYKRQLGFKQRTEETMFAIFDRFTIERGESHLGITPDLSKAWMQAAVNLSQSYNFHRALLLNQLATFLNELDIPSYVMRLPLSKMDFTPYIYSQDELRRLFNAADNFRVKKGVRQIMFTMPALLRLLYATGLRGGEALALTISDVNLDDQFIIVRDSKNGQQRIIPFSDSLAVVLRQYLFYRDQLPGSLIKSNHFFIAPDGREVKHDCFSRWFGRLLSTAGIPRGRGVTPHALRHSFSVHSLAMMAERGMDIYCSLPVLSTYLGHKAIESTNHYVRLVAAIYPGLLKDVDKICINVFPQTIGYETY; from the coding sequence ATGCGTAGACATTTCACGGGTATTTATGCCCCATATATTGAACAATATCTCCTTTATAAAAGGCAGTTAGGTTTCAAACAGAGAACAGAAGAAACTATGTTTGCCATCTTTGACCGTTTTACGATTGAACGAGGGGAAAGCCATTTAGGTATCACTCCTGACCTTTCAAAAGCATGGATGCAAGCTGCAGTTAATCTGTCACAATCGTATAACTTCCATCGGGCTTTACTCCTCAACCAGTTGGCAACGTTCCTCAATGAGCTGGACATTCCTTCTTATGTAATGCGTTTACCATTAAGCAAAATGGACTTTACACCATACATTTATTCGCAGGATGAGCTTCGTCGACTTTTTAATGCGGCAGACAACTTTCGGGTAAAAAAGGGGGTGCGCCAGATCATGTTTACCATGCCTGCACTTCTAAGGTTGCTGTATGCTACAGGTCTTAGAGGTGGTGAAGCTTTAGCACTAACCATCAGTGATGTGAATCTGGATGATCAATTCATCATCGTTCGTGATAGTAAGAATGGTCAACAGCGTATTATTCCCTTCTCAGATTCTCTCGCAGTTGTATTAAGACAATATCTATTCTATAGAGATCAGTTACCTGGGAGTTTGATAAAAAGTAATCACTTTTTCATCGCACCTGATGGTAGGGAGGTCAAACACGATTGCTTCAGCCGCTGGTTCGGTCGTTTGTTATCTACCGCAGGTATCCCAAGAGGACGGGGTGTAACACCGCACGCTTTACGGCATTCATTTAGTGTGCATTCTCTGGCAATGATGGCAGAGCGGGGAATGGACATTTATTGTTCGTTACCAGTATTATCCACCTACCTTGGACATAAGGCTATTGAATCGACAAACCACTATGTCAGGCTAGTTGCTGCGATATATCCTGGCTTGCTTAAAGATGTAGACAAAATATGCATTAACGTCTTTCCCCAAACGATAGGCTATGAAACCTACTGA
- the tnpB gene encoding IS66 family insertion sequence element accessory protein TnpB (TnpB, as the term is used for proteins encoded by IS66 family insertion elements, is considered an accessory protein, since TnpC, encoded by a neighboring gene, is a DDE family transposase.), with protein sequence MSALLVLTDAHKFYFCCSDVDMRKSFDGLCGVVEKYMSRRVEKNQKDVFIFLNKHRTHLKLLLHENNGFTLLYRRQTNRFTLPEITVENGSLKLTAIEVLSLLNGLMFHQERNNGWKDNRGV encoded by the coding sequence ATGAGTGCTTTGCTAGTACTAACCGATGCTCATAAATTTTACTTCTGTTGTTCAGATGTCGATATGCGCAAATCATTTGACGGTCTCTGTGGTGTTGTTGAAAAGTATATGAGCAGGCGTGTCGAGAAAAATCAGAAAGATGTATTCATCTTTTTAAATAAACATCGGACGCATCTGAAACTGTTGCTCCACGAAAATAATGGATTTACACTTTTGTATCGCAGACAGACGAACCGGTTTACATTACCGGAAATTACTGTAGAAAACGGGAGTTTAAAATTAACAGCCATTGAGGTATTATCTTTGCTTAATGGGCTTATGTTTCACCAGGAGCGGAATAACGGATGGAAGGATAATAGAGGTGTGTAA
- a CDS encoding site-specific integrase, with translation MKPTDFSKYLSGFLIGYLAHERGASKNTICAYRDTFVLFIAYMETQSITVSRLTLQAITQVNVIGFLDWLQAERKNSNATRNARLAAIHAFFSYIQYQHPEYLYECQKILNIPMKRKANVVMNYLSLDAIKLLLQQPDIRTVNGRRDLALLSLMYDTGARVQEIIDLKPSNLRIDKLSTIRITGKGNKTRIVPMLDEQVKLLKHYLNEHELVQTCNNEHPLFFNSRGDKLTRAGVNYILLKYADMTRKISDVHLPDKISSHVLRHSKAMHLLQAGVNLVYIRDILGHVSIQTTEIYAKADSRAKREAIEKAYISVVPEKAPVWLLNDNLLDWLKHF, from the coding sequence ATGAAACCTACTGATTTTTCAAAATATCTGTCAGGGTTTCTGATCGGGTATTTGGCGCACGAACGCGGCGCGAGCAAAAATACAATCTGTGCTTACCGGGACACTTTCGTCCTTTTCATCGCTTACATGGAAACGCAAAGCATAACGGTGTCACGACTTACATTGCAAGCGATCACCCAGGTGAATGTTATTGGCTTCCTCGATTGGCTCCAGGCAGAACGCAAGAACAGCAATGCAACACGAAATGCAAGGCTAGCTGCTATTCATGCTTTCTTTAGCTATATCCAATATCAGCATCCAGAGTACTTGTATGAATGCCAAAAGATACTGAACATACCGATGAAACGAAAGGCTAACGTTGTAATGAACTATCTTTCGCTCGATGCGATAAAGCTGCTTTTACAACAACCAGATATCCGCACTGTCAATGGTAGACGCGACCTGGCATTGCTTTCACTGATGTACGACACAGGTGCAAGGGTACAGGAGATCATTGACCTTAAGCCATCTAATCTAAGGATCGATAAACTGAGTACTATCCGAATCACCGGTAAAGGCAATAAGACCCGAATCGTCCCAATGCTTGACGAACAGGTAAAACTATTAAAGCATTACCTCAATGAGCATGAACTTGTACAGACCTGTAACAATGAACATCCGTTGTTCTTTAACAGCCGTGGCGATAAGCTTACCCGTGCTGGTGTAAACTATATCCTGCTGAAATACGCAGATATGACCAGAAAAATCAGTGATGTTCATTTGCCAGACAAAATCAGCAGCCATGTGCTGCGGCATTCAAAAGCGATGCATTTGTTGCAGGCCGGTGTTAATCTTGTATATATAAGGGATATTCTCGGCCATGTGTCCATCCAGACAACAGAGATTTACGCCAAGGCTGATTCACGTGCGAAACGGGAAGCTATTGAAAAGGCTTACATATCGGTGGTACCGGAAAAAGCACCTGTTTGGCTGTTAAATGATAATCTTCTGGATTGGCTTAAGCACTTTTAG
- a CDS encoding transposase domain-containing protein, translating to MKNYLFAGSHEHGERAAIIYSLLQTCKLQGIDPAAYLHDVLLRINDHKQSKLRELLPQNWKPLSRNEYATTQTA from the coding sequence TTGAAAAATTATTTATTTGCCGGATCACATGAACATGGAGAGCGGGCTGCTATTATTTACAGCCTGTTACAAACCTGTAAATTACAGGGAATAGATCCGGCAGCATACCTCCATGATGTGCTGTTGCGTATCAATGACCATAAGCAAAGCAAATTAAGGGAGTTACTGCCTCAGAACTGGAAGCCCTTATCACGAAATGAATATGCTACCACTCAGACTGCCTGA
- the tnpA gene encoding IS66 family insertion sequence element accessory protein TnpA — translation MASSNTTKNVRKQRSATQIRQLLRDFDNSEGLSVRDYCERIGVSDGTFYYWRKKYGEFDNSPSHFIPLEITGLPPRDASVQIEVKIIKLYGHSCIEQLKAILL, via the coding sequence ATGGCATCCAGCAATACTACAAAAAATGTAAGGAAGCAACGTTCAGCAACTCAAATCCGGCAATTATTGCGTGATTTTGATAACAGTGAGGGATTGTCTGTCCGTGATTACTGTGAAAGAATAGGAGTGAGTGATGGAACTTTTTACTACTGGCGCAAAAAGTATGGAGAATTTGACAATTCCCCCTCACATTTTATCCCACTGGAAATAACCGGTCTGCCACCACGGGATGCATCAGTGCAAATAGAGGTGAAAATAATTAAGCTATACGGTCACTCATGTATTGAACAATTAAAAGCGATTCTATTATGA
- a CDS encoding TlpA family protein disulfide reductase produces the protein MIKLLVFFIFILFISCNSKDTTKSEMRELPSINLLLSDSINVFNTIDIPKGKPIILFYFGAYCDHSRILMKRFLKDMDFYKNVNFYLITDDSFYDMRAFYRNFSLDQYYNIKVGIDNTSAFRKHFKANGYPYLVLYDKNGRLIETFYGEVYSRQIKKSLNIN, from the coding sequence ATGATTAAGTTACTAGTGTTTTTTATTTTTATATTGTTTATATCATGTAATTCCAAAGATACCACAAAATCGGAAATGAGGGAGTTACCGTCTATTAACCTACTTCTATCAGATAGTATTAATGTATTTAATACGATAGATATTCCCAAAGGGAAACCGATCATCTTATTCTACTTTGGAGCTTATTGTGATCATTCGAGAATATTGATGAAGAGATTTTTGAAAGATATGGATTTTTATAAAAATGTAAATTTCTATTTAATCACTGATGATTCTTTTTATGATATGAGAGCCTTTTATAGAAACTTTTCTCTTGATCAATATTATAATATAAAAGTTGGGATCGATAACACAAGTGCTTTTCGAAAACATTTTAAAGCAAATGGATATCCTTATTTGGTACTGTATGATAAGAATGGTAGATTAATTGAGACTTTTTATGGTGAAGTTTATAGTCGTCAAATAAAAAAATCGTTAAATATTAATTAA
- a CDS encoding protein kinase domain-containing protein → MAIENSPNLLDNSSRTNSSVTEYEALLESFGVKEVVKKDWYLQVGQPAIMQGWMIHISIWDIHFYSLASLLFPYLLDNSITFLIPLDSQIHQMLQAGAFGYKNLGKIIIIYPRNNYELNTYVKKIIELTREFKGPAIPTDFHLGNLVYTRYGSFLVDTTNSTSIIKDPTGKPLIDEETIPPQIYKWISWPFNEIMPPKHQKTSDILNGKYLIREVLKPDAKGSVIKAMYQKKFWAYRNCIIKEGKKGMGVDKNGRDIKDRLVWQQSIYNKLRKLNITPAIIDFFEENENTYLVFEYINGQSLNDILVDLYSGKLWDDLEKVDKLKILDILIQFVGVVFELHKLGYVHRDLNAGNIYIDKNNKVWLLDLELTYDLNLQLPDPPYEKGTEGYMSPEQKSNFAPTIEQDIYSLGAVMLFATVHISPHYFNTSDNLSLKDNLSFFNSDKEIVDLICGCLDHDKSKRPALQDIQNSLRKYREEIQFDLAPFNPNQPNLNSLDSVLYQSICSLSNKGMVSIEGYWSSTVSMEESFIGNSRLDRTIYIGFRKGISGVLYLIGKAALMGVDIECCSSTWRKNYKLLIENLTPDNIKLQPGLFTGTFGVAMGIQSLLEAGILERDENNLELLFNCLEEFPQSLDLANGISGYGISLLKCRDFLPEEFVKDQLHRCVEFLSKNQLDNGSWNFNSNRKFKLIIYGFHNGIAGIIWFLLSLSDQLPFPLAQKVGLKGLEFLQKNAIRHKSGYLWHVANTSKEIFNFNNGGYHLVLPFIKAYKITQKNLYRQIAESTLKLYPIHVVSDFSSIERGLAGLGEVYLEAWLTFNNKEWLERADWIAGHLLNTIYRNQSYAYWIQFDPYNPHADLLTGNSGIIHFLLRVKSKNKMSYFF, encoded by the coding sequence ATGGCTATTGAAAATTCTCCAAATTTGCTTGATAATTCCAGTCGTACTAATTCTTCAGTGACAGAATACGAAGCATTATTAGAAAGCTTTGGAGTTAAAGAAGTCGTCAAAAAGGATTGGTATCTTCAAGTTGGACAACCCGCTATCATGCAGGGTTGGATGATTCATATATCAATTTGGGATATTCATTTTTATTCATTAGCAAGTTTACTATTCCCTTATTTACTTGATAACAGTATTACATTCCTTATTCCTTTAGACAGTCAAATTCATCAGATGTTACAGGCGGGTGCATTTGGATATAAAAATCTAGGTAAGATTATCATTATCTACCCTAGAAATAATTATGAATTGAATACCTACGTAAAAAAAATAATTGAGTTGACACGGGAATTTAAAGGACCTGCTATTCCTACTGATTTTCATTTGGGTAACCTGGTTTATACTAGGTATGGAAGTTTTTTAGTAGATACCACAAATAGTACATCTATAATTAAAGATCCCACCGGAAAGCCCTTAATTGATGAAGAAACCATTCCTCCTCAAATTTATAAATGGATATCATGGCCTTTTAATGAGATAATGCCACCAAAGCACCAAAAAACAAGCGATATTTTAAATGGAAAATATTTAATTAGAGAGGTTTTAAAGCCAGATGCAAAGGGGAGTGTAATTAAAGCGATGTACCAAAAGAAGTTTTGGGCATATCGTAATTGTATAATAAAAGAGGGGAAAAAGGGAATGGGGGTTGACAAAAATGGAAGAGATATTAAAGATAGGTTAGTATGGCAACAGTCAATTTATAATAAATTACGCAAGCTCAATATTACTCCAGCTATTATTGATTTTTTTGAAGAAAATGAGAATACTTATTTAGTATTTGAATATATAAATGGTCAGTCTTTAAATGATATTCTGGTCGATTTGTATTCTGGCAAATTATGGGACGATTTAGAAAAGGTTGACAAACTTAAGATCCTAGACATCTTAATTCAATTTGTAGGTGTTGTTTTTGAACTACATAAGCTTGGTTATGTTCATAGAGATTTGAATGCTGGGAATATCTACATAGATAAGAACAATAAGGTTTGGTTATTAGATCTAGAATTGACATATGATCTAAATCTTCAATTACCGGATCCTCCATATGAAAAAGGTACAGAAGGGTATATGTCCCCGGAGCAAAAATCAAACTTTGCTCCTACAATTGAACAAGATATTTATAGTTTAGGTGCTGTAATGCTTTTTGCAACAGTACATATTAGCCCTCATTATTTTAATACTAGCGATAACCTTTCCTTAAAAGATAATCTGTCATTCTTTAATTCGGATAAGGAAATTGTTGATTTAATTTGCGGATGCCTCGATCATGATAAGAGCAAAAGACCTGCGCTGCAAGATATTCAGAATAGTCTACGGAAATATAGAGAAGAAATTCAATTTGATCTTGCTCCATTTAATCCTAATCAACCTAATTTGAATTCGTTAGATTCCGTATTATATCAGTCTATTTGTTCATTATCCAACAAAGGAATGGTAAGCATTGAGGGATATTGGTCATCAACGGTGTCGATGGAAGAGAGTTTTATTGGAAATAGTAGGCTTGATCGTACGATTTATATCGGGTTTAGAAAAGGAATAAGCGGTGTTTTGTATCTGATAGGTAAGGCTGCTTTAATGGGAGTTGATATTGAATGTTGTAGTTCTACATGGAGAAAAAATTATAAATTATTAATTGAAAATTTAACACCGGATAATATAAAATTGCAACCAGGGTTATTTACGGGGACATTTGGAGTGGCAATGGGAATTCAATCGCTATTAGAGGCAGGGATTTTAGAAAGGGATGAAAATAATCTTGAGTTATTATTCAATTGTTTGGAAGAATTTCCGCAGTCGTTAGATTTAGCTAATGGTATTTCGGGATATGGGATATCTTTATTGAAGTGCAGGGATTTTTTGCCTGAAGAATTTGTAAAAGATCAATTGCATAGATGTGTAGAATTCTTATCTAAAAATCAATTGGATAATGGTTCGTGGAATTTTAATTCAAATAGGAAATTTAAATTGATAATTTATGGTTTCCATAACGGGATTGCAGGTATAATATGGTTCCTTTTGTCATTATCAGACCAATTGCCATTTCCGCTGGCACAAAAAGTTGGATTAAAAGGATTAGAATTTTTGCAAAAAAATGCAATACGACATAAGAGTGGCTATCTATGGCACGTTGCCAACACATCAAAAGAGATTTTTAATTTTAATAACGGAGGATATCATTTAGTTCTGCCTTTTATTAAAGCTTACAAAATCACTCAAAAAAATCTTTATCGTCAAATAGCTGAGTCTACGTTGAAATTATACCCTATTCATGTAGTTTCTGACTTCTCTTCAATAGAAAGGGGACTTGCTGGTTTGGGAGAGGTTTATTTAGAAGCATGGCTAACATTTAATAATAAAGAATGGCTTGAAAGAGCTGATTGGATTGCAGGGCATCTATTAAACACTATTTATAGAAATCAGAGTTATGCTTATTGGATTCAATTTGACCCATATAATCCACATGCCGATTTATTAACTGGGAACAGTGGAATAATTCATTTCTTATTACGAGTTAAATCGAAGAATAAAATGTCTTATTTTTTCTAA
- the tnpC gene encoding IS66 family transposase: MKRTSSHPANDCQLQLKSALQMIAQLEQTVMSQQQANQALTEENIRKDRIIADRDQAITALQAVQKINQQTITVLEEKNRQHIVIIDKLNNVVREQLLRLQKNKSDLFDYKMLRYQWMQLKKMIYGRKSEKRYPNEMALNTEQKNIQGKLFDVPAANHEDVVPFTSVRKIKEQLVVVSKNILPLPHPGRHALPAHLMRCVVKIHQDVPAGAVKVGTERTERLAVQMMKLYVNVEERDVYIMKADDKGKHKQLIAPTGAHPIPKCKADITLLVMLLIEKFIYHMPLYRIQQRFKQYSINLKYNTISNWVNATIDVLKPLWELLWEDLVNSRYIHMDETRYRVLDNTRAKGKGSHNGYLWVGGNPVLQIVCFIYKKGRGKGEIRDILSGFRGYLHTDAYSGYEEYGKQPGVTHLHCMDHARRYFVDALNNDEQRSSYALDHFFAPLYQIERECKERGLSYDEITDMRQQRAVPVLNALREWITKEISEVIEGSPVYTAMAYTLKRMKQLMEYCNDGMLSISNMFIEVRLVCFGTVCENTGRNRATIVA, encoded by the coding sequence ATGAAACGGACCTCATCACATCCGGCCAATGATTGTCAATTGCAGCTCAAATCCGCGCTGCAAATGATAGCTCAGCTTGAGCAAACTGTGATGAGTCAGCAGCAAGCTAATCAGGCTTTAACCGAGGAGAATATTCGGAAGGATAGAATTATTGCAGACCGTGATCAGGCAATTACTGCCTTACAGGCAGTACAAAAAATCAATCAGCAAACTATCACAGTACTGGAGGAGAAAAACCGCCAGCATATTGTTATCATTGATAAGCTGAATAATGTTGTCAGGGAACAACTTTTACGACTGCAGAAGAACAAGTCCGATCTCTTTGATTACAAAATGCTTCGCTATCAGTGGATGCAGCTTAAGAAGATGATTTATGGCAGGAAAAGTGAAAAACGTTATCCCAATGAAATGGCATTAAATACTGAGCAGAAAAATATCCAGGGTAAGCTTTTTGACGTTCCTGCTGCCAATCATGAGGATGTTGTACCTTTTACAAGTGTGAGAAAAATTAAAGAACAGCTGGTAGTGGTGTCAAAAAATATTCTCCCGTTACCACACCCTGGCCGGCATGCTTTACCTGCACACCTGATGCGGTGTGTTGTAAAGATACATCAGGATGTTCCTGCAGGAGCAGTAAAAGTAGGCACAGAGCGTACAGAAAGGCTGGCCGTTCAGATGATGAAGTTGTATGTGAACGTTGAAGAGCGTGATGTTTATATTATGAAAGCCGATGACAAAGGAAAACATAAACAGCTGATCGCACCAACAGGTGCACATCCTATCCCTAAGTGTAAAGCTGATATTACATTATTGGTCATGCTTTTAATAGAAAAGTTTATTTACCACATGCCTTTGTACCGGATACAGCAACGTTTTAAGCAATACAGTATTAACTTGAAATACAATACGATATCTAACTGGGTTAATGCTACGATAGATGTGCTGAAACCATTATGGGAGCTATTGTGGGAAGATTTAGTTAACAGCAGGTACATCCATATGGATGAGACCAGATACCGCGTGCTGGATAATACCCGGGCGAAGGGTAAAGGTTCCCATAATGGATATTTATGGGTTGGAGGCAATCCTGTCTTACAAATAGTTTGCTTTATTTATAAGAAAGGGAGGGGTAAGGGCGAGATAAGAGATATCTTATCTGGATTTAGAGGCTATCTGCATACGGATGCCTATAGCGGTTATGAAGAATATGGAAAACAACCTGGTGTCACTCACCTCCATTGTATGGACCATGCCAGAAGGTATTTTGTAGATGCTCTGAATAATGATGAACAAAGGAGCAGTTATGCACTTGATCATTTTTTTGCACCTTTATACCAGATAGAACGTGAATGTAAGGAGCGGGGTTTATCTTATGATGAAATTACTGACATGCGTCAGCAACGTGCGGTACCGGTTTTAAACGCCCTCCGGGAGTGGATAACCAAAGAAATCAGCGAAGTAATTGAAGGCAGCCCTGTTTACACCGCCATGGCTTATACGTTGAAAAGAATGAAGCAGCTGATGGAATACTGTAATGACGGCATGTTATCGATATCAAACATGTTCATAGAGGTGCGACTCGTTTGTTTCGGAACCGTATGTGAAAATACGGGAAGAAACAGAGCGACTATTGTCGCTTAA
- a CDS encoding reverse transcriptase domain-containing protein, with translation MEAKFEPNSYGFRPGRSCHDAIQAIFIGIKSKQAYVLDADIKGCFDNINHQKLLSKLATSPSQRRLIKCWLKAGIMEDGVVYENESGTPQGSPLSPLLANIALDGMERDTKAYLNRMLYQYEKQKSNARGKRPGSHKGAISIIKYADDFVVMHESEKVVVEAKEFISEWLKERGLELKPEKTRLCHTLHKHEGILPGFGFLGFHIRQFSCNDRKKGYKLIIRPAKEAIKKHSDKLKSIVRKHWALDQKGLIWLLNPIIRGWCNYYQYVVSKLTFNHLRNITFRKIWGWACFRHNRRGKKRIRNKYFVRDRGNNWRFCTNDGLLKLAEHTEWKITRFTKVKGEKSPYDGDYIYWASRMGRYAGGFQKTSEILKLQKGKCWKCGLFFKTDSLLTLHHANGNTKDYRRNNLILIHDHCKIQGEVFMTGTNLLRSRMP, from the coding sequence ATGGAAGCTAAATTTGAGCCTAACAGTTATGGCTTTAGACCTGGCAGGTCATGCCATGATGCTATACAAGCAATTTTCATTGGAATTAAGTCTAAGCAGGCCTATGTTTTAGATGCTGACATAAAAGGATGCTTCGACAACATTAATCACCAGAAGCTTCTAAGTAAGCTTGCAACCAGTCCTAGTCAAAGGCGCTTGATAAAATGCTGGTTAAAAGCCGGTATCATGGAAGATGGAGTCGTATATGAGAATGAGAGTGGTACCCCACAAGGATCACCCCTTTCACCGCTGCTTGCCAATATTGCATTAGATGGAATGGAGAGGGATACTAAAGCATATCTAAACAGAATGCTTTACCAATACGAGAAACAGAAAAGCAATGCAAGAGGGAAGCGACCAGGCAGCCATAAAGGTGCAATATCCATCATTAAATATGCCGATGATTTTGTGGTAATGCATGAAAGTGAGAAGGTAGTAGTAGAGGCGAAGGAATTTATATCAGAATGGTTAAAGGAAAGAGGATTGGAACTAAAACCAGAAAAAACCAGGTTATGTCATACACTTCATAAACATGAAGGAATACTGCCCGGGTTTGGATTCCTTGGTTTTCATATCCGTCAATTTAGCTGCAATGACAGAAAGAAAGGTTATAAGCTGATTATCCGACCGGCAAAAGAAGCGATAAAAAAGCATTCTGATAAGTTGAAATCCATTGTCCGAAAGCATTGGGCATTGGACCAGAAAGGTTTGATCTGGCTACTAAATCCTATTATACGAGGGTGGTGCAACTACTATCAATATGTAGTTTCAAAACTTACGTTCAACCACTTACGGAATATTACCTTCAGAAAGATATGGGGATGGGCCTGTTTTCGACACAATAGAAGAGGCAAGAAACGGATCAGGAATAAGTACTTCGTCAGAGATAGGGGAAATAATTGGCGGTTCTGTACCAATGACGGATTATTGAAGTTAGCAGAGCATACCGAATGGAAAATCACTCGTTTTACAAAAGTCAAAGGAGAGAAAAGTCCTTACGATGGGGACTATATTTACTGGGCGAGTAGAATGGGACGATATGCCGGTGGCTTTCAAAAGACTTCAGAAATACTGAAACTACAGAAAGGTAAATGTTGGAAATGTGGCTTATTCTTTAAAACGGATAGCCTTCTTACATTACACCATGCTAATGGTAATACCAAAGACTATCGACGAAATAATCTAATCCTGATCCATGATCATTGCAAAATACAAGGTGAGGTATTTATGACAGGAACTAATTTACTGAGGAGCCGGATGCCTTAA
- a CDS encoding reverse transcriptase N-terminal domain-containing protein has translation MNQTKKLRYEWEWSTIDWKTVERIIFKLQKRIYRASQKGNQLLVRKLQRLLKSSLSAKQLAVKQVSQENQGKKTAGVDGKRALTPTLRQTLVHSIKMESKTKPIRRIWISKAGKSDKRPLGIPTIRERARQTLIKLILEPEWKLNLSLTVMALDLAGHAMMLYKQFSLELSLSRPMF, from the coding sequence ATGAACCAAACTAAAAAGTTAAGGTATGAATGGGAATGGTCCACAATCGACTGGAAAACAGTAGAGCGGATCATTTTTAAGCTACAAAAGCGAATCTATCGAGCCTCACAGAAAGGGAATCAACTATTAGTAAGGAAATTGCAAAGGCTATTGAAATCTTCCTTATCGGCAAAGCAACTGGCTGTGAAGCAAGTCTCCCAAGAGAATCAGGGGAAAAAAACGGCGGGGGTTGACGGTAAAAGAGCCTTAACACCTACGCTACGTCAAACGCTGGTTCACTCCATAAAAATGGAATCTAAGACAAAGCCAATCCGCCGAATATGGATCAGTAAAGCTGGAAAATCAGACAAACGGCCTCTTGGTATTCCAACCATAAGAGAAAGAGCGAGGCAAACACTGATAAAGTTAATACTTGAGCCTGAATGGAAGCTAAATTTGAGCCTAACAGTTATGGCTTTAGACCTGGCAGGTCATGCCATGATGCTATACAAGCAATTTTCATTGGAATTAAGTCTAAGCAGGCCTATGTTTTAG